From the genome of Seriola aureovittata isolate HTS-2021-v1 ecotype China chromosome 6, ASM2101889v1, whole genome shotgun sequence, one region includes:
- the cfap144 gene encoding protein FAM183A isoform X2, which yields MVCPLKALLVIQMRTKDLHVLPDKPLCRKPPEVIAENSDFIEAFHKARQEPTKKYTMPLTESQEIGWMSTPLIPSNRKDERFNFYRFSTDVTKHQESAQRSSN from the exons ATGGTGTGTCCATTAAAGGCTCTACTTGTGATCCAAATGAGGACAAAAGATT TGCATGTCCTGCCAGACAAACCCTTGTGCAGGAAACCACCAGAGGTGATTGCAGAGAACT CGGACTTCATTGAAGCCTTCCACAAAGCCCGCCAGGAGCCCACCAAGAAGTACACAATGCCACTGACTGAGAGTCAGGAGATAGGATGGATGTCAACTCCACTG ATTCCATCAAACCGCAAGGACGAGAGATTCAATTTCTACCGCTTCAGCACAGACGTCACCAAACACCAAGAATCTGCCCAGCGATCATCAAATTAG
- the ebna1bp2 gene encoding probable rRNA-processing protein EBP2, whose translation MVIDTRSMESVEEEAQLGQESEEENSELSDDELQEAFTKGLLKPGMNVLVDKPKKFVNNVEGLKQCLADFRRDLPWVERLDMTNLPAEDIISKAEGKVPSSANGEINADDDFQREMFFYRQAQATVLEALPLLNKYDIATKRPDDYFAEMAKSDQHMQKIRKKLISKQMILEKSEKAKKLREQRKFGKKVQVEVIQKRQREKKAMMSAVKKYQKGMTDKLDFLEGDKKAGKDSSQVSKKAQNKGANAKRKFKDQKFGFGGKKSGKKWNTKESFNDVSSFRAKVAHAKGGKGGKKGKGGKQNKRPGKSVRKKMKGRS comes from the exons ATGGTTATCGATACCAGGAGCATGGAGTCGGTAGAGGAGGAGGCGCAGCTCGGCCaggagtcagaggaggaaaacagtgaACTCTCAGACGATgag CTTCAGGAAGCCTTCACTAAAGGGTTGTTGAAACCAGGGATGAACGTTCTGGTGGATAAACCCAAAAAGTTTGTCAACAATGTG GAGGGTTTGAAACAGTGCCTTGCAGACTTCCGTAGAGACCTTCCCTGGGTGGAGAGGTTGGATATGACCAACTTACCGGCTGAAGACATTATTTCCAAGGCTGAAGGAAAAGTTCCTAGTTCAGCCAACGGAGAAATCAACGCGGACGATGATTTCCAGAGGGAGATGTTCTT CTACCGCCAAGCTCAAGCCACTGTCCTGGAGGCATTGCCCCTCTTAAACAAGTATGACATTGCCACCAAGAGGCCTGACGATTACTTTGCAGAGATGGCCAAGTCAGATCAGCACATGCAGAAG ATCAGGAAAAAGCTCATCTCAAAGCAGATGATACTGGAGAAGTCAGAGAAGGCCAAGAAACTGCGTGAGCAAAGGAAGTTTGGCAAAAAG GTCCAAGTAGAAGTGATccagaagaggcagagagagaagaaggcaatgatgtctgctgtgaaaaaataCCAGAAAG GAATGACTGACAAACTGGATTTCCTGGAAGGAGACAAGAAGGCTGGTAAAGACTCTTCTCAGGTCTCCAAGAAAGCGCAGAACAAGGG GGCGAATGCCAAGAGAAAGTTCAAGGACCAGAAGTTTGGCTTTGGAGGCAAGAAGAGCGGAAAGAAGTGGAACACCAAAGAGAGCTTCAACGATGTTTCCAGTTTCCGCGCCAAGGTGGCTCATGCAAAAGGCGGCAAGGGAGGGAAGAAAGGcaaaggaggaaaacaaaat aAACGCCCAGGCAAGTCCGTACGCAAGAAGATGAAGGGTCGCTCGTAA
- the cfap144 gene encoding protein FAM183A isoform X1: MAGNEKHDFVHQNAIHVETIRKEQRHQKLHTEFSINPHRKLHVLPDKPLCRKPPEVIAENSDFIEAFHKARQEPTKKYTMPLTESQEIGWMSTPLIPSNRKDERFNFYRFSTDVTKHQESAQRSSN; this comes from the exons ATGGCAGGAAACGAGAAACATGATTTTGTCCATCAAAACGCAATTCACGTTGAGACGATACGGAAGGAGCAAAGACACCAGAAACTTCACACGGAGTTCAGCATCAATCCACACAGGAAGT TGCATGTCCTGCCAGACAAACCCTTGTGCAGGAAACCACCAGAGGTGATTGCAGAGAACT CGGACTTCATTGAAGCCTTCCACAAAGCCCGCCAGGAGCCCACCAAGAAGTACACAATGCCACTGACTGAGAGTCAGGAGATAGGATGGATGTCAACTCCACTG ATTCCATCAAACCGCAAGGACGAGAGATTCAATTTCTACCGCTTCAGCACAGACGTCACCAAACACCAAGAATCTGCCCAGCGATCATCAAATTAG